The sequence below is a genomic window from Polaribacter vadi.
CTTTTAAAAGGTGATGCTGATACTAAAGAAGATAAGGAAACTGATGATGAAAGTTCTGATAAAAAAGAAACTTCTGAAGCTACTTCTAAAGACGAAAAAAAAGAAGATTCTTCTTCTGAAGGAGTTGAAATTCCAAAAGGAGTTACTGTTATTTCTATGCCACGTTTAAGTGATACCATGACTGATGGTACAGTTGCTACTTGGTTAAAGAAAGTTGGTGATAAAGTTGAAGAAGGAGATATTTTAGCAGAAATTGAAACTGACAAAGCAACTATGGAGTTTGAATGTTTCTACGAAGGAACAATTCTTTACATAGGTGTTCAAGAAGGTGAAACTGCTCCTGTAGATAGTTTATTGACAATTATTGGTCCTGAAGGAACAAATGTCGATGCAATTGTTAAAAATGGTGGAGCTGCTTCAGGTTCTTCTGAAACAAAAGAAACTTCTTCTGACAAAAAAGAAGAAAAAGAAACAAAAGCCGAAGATAAAAAAGAGACTAAAGAAGAATCAACAACTTCAACAGCAAATACAACTACAAATAATTCTGGAGGACGCATATTTGCATCTCCATTAGCGAAGAAAATAGCTTCTGATAAAGGAATTAATTTGGCAGATGTAACTGGTTCTGGAGAAAATGGTAGAATTATAAAAAAGGATGTAGAAAATTACACACCTTCAGCTACTGTAAAAGTTGAATCTCCTGCTCCTGCATCTAGTGCTGCTACTCCTTCTTTTTCAGTTTCTGGAGAAGAAAAATCGGAAGAAGTTAAGAATTCTCAAATGCGTAAAGCAATTGCAAAATCTTTAGGAAACTCTAAATTCTCTGCACCAGATTTCAGTTTAAATATTGAAGTTGATATGGATAATGCAATGGCTTCCAGAGCAACTATTAATGCTATTCCAGATGTTAAAGTTTCTTTTAATGATATGGTTGTAAAAGCGTGTGCAATGGCTTTAGCAAAACATCCACAAGTAAATACTTCTTGGACAGATAATAATACAGTGTATCATTCTCATATTCATGTTGGTGTTGCTGTTGCTGTAGATGATGGTTTATTAGTGCCTGTTGTAAAACACACAAACCATTTAAGCTTAACGCAAATTGGTGCTTCTGTTAGAGATTTAGCAGGTAAAGCAAGACATAAGAAAATTTCGCCAGCAGAAATGCAAGGAAGTACTTTTACAGTCTCTAATTTAGGAATGTTTGGTATCGATAATTTTACATCAATTATCAATCAACCTAATTCTGCAATTTTGTCTGTAGGTGCAATTGTGCAAAAACCAGTAGTTAAAAACGGACAAATTGTTGTTGGAAACACGATGAATTTAACATTAACTTGCGATCACAGAACTGTTGATGGTGCTGTTGGTGCTCAGTTTTTACAAACTTTAAAAACGTTTATTGAAAATCCTGTTACTATGATTGCGTAACATTTTCTTTAAAATATTATATATGATTTAAAAATCCTAAACCTTTTGGTTTAGGATTTTTTTTTGATGAAAAGTAGTTTTCAGCTTGAATTTCTTATCATAAACCTATAACTTCGCTTAACTTGAAATTGAATTAAGCATAAAAAAGAGCGATGAAAATACTTCACACAGCAGATTGGCATTTAGGACATAGATTGCATGATCAATCTCAATTTGAGGAACAAAATTTGTTTTTAAATTGGATTGAAAATTACATCATCACTCAAAAAATTGAAGTGCTTTTAATTTCTGGTGATATTTTTGATTCAGGCTCTCCATCCAATCAGAGTTTGGAAATGTATTATAGTTTTCTGGTAAAATTGAATAACACTTGTTGCAAATCGATTATAATTACTGGTGGAAATCATGATTCTCCAGGAACTTTAAACGCGCCAAAACATATTTTAAATGCACTTTCTATAAAAGTAGTTGGTAAAGCCACTGAACATATTGAAGATGAAGTTTTCAAACTCAATATTAACAGTGAAGAATTGATTATTGCTGCAGTTCCTTATTTAAGAGATGGAGATATTAGACGTGCAGTTGCAGGAGAATCTTTTGAAGATTTAACTGATAAATACAAAAAAGCATTGATAAATCATTATGAATCTGCAGCTGAAGAATGCAAAAAAATAAATATAAATAATGCTCCTGTAATTGCAATGGGTCATTTATTTGCAACTGGAGGATCAGTTTCTGACAGCGAACAAAATATTTATGTGGGAACTTTAGGACACATTGGCGCTAATGATTTTCCTACTTATTTTGATTATGTTGCTTTAGGACACTTACACAGGCCTCAAATTATTGGTGGAAATGAAAAAATTCAATATTCTGGTTCTCCAAATATTTTAAGTTTTAGCGAAGTTAATTATGATAAAAAGATAAAAGTTTTATCAACAGAAAATAATAAAATTACGACTATTGATGATGTGATTCTCCCTAATTTTCGAGAATTTTATCGACTTTCTGGAACTATTCAAGAATGTATGAATTTGTTTCCAACTATTATTTCTAATTCGTTTGGTTTAACTCCTTGGGTAGAAATTGTTTTGAAAGAAGACCATACCATAAATACAGATGATTTAAAAAAAGAAGCTGAAAAATATTCTTTTGAAATTTTAAAAATTTCCTTAAAAAACCAAAAAAAGCAAAAAGGAATTGAGGAATTGTTGAAAGAAACAAAATCGATTAAAGAATTAAACCCAACTGAAGTTTTTAAATTAAAATGCGAGGAAATGAATTTTGACTTGCAGGAAAATCCACAAATTTGGGATGCTTTTAATGAAATTTTACAAAGTGTTAAAAATCAATAAAAGCGACTTGTTATGAAAATTTTAAAAATAGAATTACAAAATATAAATTCCTTAAAATCTGATTCGCCAATTATAATCGATTTTGAGAATGAGCATTTTAAAGATGTTGGTTTGTTTGCAATTACTGGTTCTACAGGTGCAGGAAAAACTACTATTTTAGATGCTATAACAATTGCCTTGTATCATAGTGTGCCTCGTTTTAATAGTACAAAAGCTACTTTACTTGATGTTGTGAGTTATGGTGCAACTGATGCTTTTACAAGAGTAACTTTCGAAAATGAAAAGAACATTTTTGAAGCTTTTTGGGGAATTCGTTTAGCTTCTAATACAGGAAAAATCTTAAAAAATCCACAAGAAGAAGTAAGTTTAAAAAACTTAACGACTTCTAAAAATTTAGCTTCTCAGAAGAAAAATTTCATCAAAAACATCATTCGAGTTACGCAATTAGATTATGATCAATTTTTAAGATCTGTGTTGCTAGCTCAAGGTGAATTTGCCTCTTTTTTAACAGCAAAAGGCCCTGAAAAAGGAAGATTGTTAGAACAAATTACTGGAGAGAAAATTTATAAAAAAATTGGTTTAGCGATTTCAGAACGAAAATCTAATGAAGAAAATGCTTTAAAAGAAATTCAAGCCAAGATTAATGCTGATGACATTTTATCCGAAGAAAGAAAATCTGAACTGATTAAAAAAGATAAAGAACTTGATGTTGAACTTATAAAATCTGATAAAGAAATAGAGAATATTCAGTTGATTGTGAATTGGTATTTAAAATCTAAAGAATTAAACAACGAAACTATAAAATTAGAGGAATCAGCCAAGGAAATAAAAGCCGATTTTGAAAATCATAAAACAGAATTTGAGTTATTAGAACTCAATGAAAAAGCTTCTCCTTTTAAAGAAATCATTGAGAATTTTAATAGAAATGAAAAAAGTTCTGTTGAAAAAGTAAATCAATTAAAAGTTTTAGAAGAACAACTTGGCTTATTAGCTCCTGAAATTGAACGTTTAACAACACTTTCTAAGCAGCAAATTCTTGAAGTTGAAAATGCAGAAAAAACATTTTCTTCTTGGTTGCCAAAGTTCGATTTGATTACAAAATTAGACAATCAGATTAAAAATGAAATTGAAAATAAGGAAAAAACTAAAAAGCAATTAGAAGAATTAAATTCGCAAATTGAAATATCCAAAAAAGAGCAGACCAACATTTCTAAAGATTTACTGGAAACTGAAACAAAAATTATTGTTGATGAAAAGTATATTTCTGAACATCAATATTTAGAAGACGTTCACAAAGAAATCTCTAACTGGACAAAAGAGTTGACGACTTTAAAAGCAAACAAAGAATCTTTAAATGAAAGTGTAATTACTGTTTCTCAAAAGAAAAAAAACATAGAAATTACAAACGCTGAATTTTTAAAAAACAAAGAAATTCTCAATCAAAAATTACAAGAAATTGAGATTCTTGATAAGGAAATTACTCAAATTAACAACGATTTAAAAAAATACAACTTAAGCGATTTGTTATCCGAAGAAAAAAAGACTTCTTTAAGAATAACTGATTTAAAGCAATTTAAAAGCTTATCTGAAGAAATTGTAAAAGAAGAAAAAGAATTGGCTAAAATATCAATTCAAAATAAAAACTATTTAACGGAGTTAGAGTCAACTAAAAAACAAATTGATGTTTTAATAAAAGATATTAAAATTCAAGAAAAATCGGTTGCTGATGCTGCAAAAATTTTAGATTTAGAAAAAAGTATTGCTAAATATGAAGAAGATCGTAGGAATTTAGTTGAAGGAAAACCTTGTGGTTTGTGTGGTTCTGAAAATCATCCTTTTGCAAAAAATTTGGAAACCATTGGTGTTTCAAAATCTGAAATTGAGCTAAATAATAGAAAAGAAAAATTAAAATATTTAGAAGATTCTAAAGCTGAGTTTGATAAAACTGAAGTTAAGTTAACTACTTCAATTGATAGTTTATCAAAGCAAATAAGTTCGATAAATGAGACATTAAAATCGATTCACCAAAAAGCAAATATTTTAGAAATTGATTGCGAATTAAAAGATTTTACCAAAATTGATATTGAATTAAACTCATCATCTAAAAAATTAGAACTATTAGAAGACAAGATAAAATTTACGCATAACTTACAACTTAAAAAAGATAAAATATCCACAGTTTTAAAAGAACAAAATCAATCTTTTGATCTATTAAAAACAAAAGATGCTACTTTACAAGAAAACATCAAAAATGGAACTTTAGAGATTCGTGAAAAGCAAAAATCGATCGAAAAAAGCACGGAAATTTGTAAAGGTTTAGAAAATGATTTAACAATAAAATTGTCTAAATTCAATTTCGAATTACCAACTATTGAACAAATCAATTCATTTATAGAAAAGATTGAAAAATCAATTCTTACATATAATACAGCTCAAAAAAATCTTGAAAAATTAAAATCTGAAGTTACTATTTCTACTAATAAATTGGCTTCGATACAAAAACAATTAGACAGACTCATTGAGAATTATAAAGAATATGTTAAAAATGACACAGATAGTGAATCCAACATTGTGCGTTTAAAAAATGAACGATCAAATATTTTACCTCTAAATATATCCGTAGAAAGTAAAAGAGAAAGTTTACAGATGGCAAGTAAAGAATTGATTGAAAAAGAAGATAAAATTAGAAAGAAATTACAGAAATATATTGATGCAAAAAATGAAAGAGAAACGTTAAAAGCAGAAAATAATAAAGCTCAAATATCTTTAAAAGATGAACTTTATGTTTTACAAAAATCACTTGAATCTGAACTAAAAAATAGTGATTTCCAATCTAAACAAGATATAGAAAAAGCATTATTGACTAAAGAAGAAATTTTAAAATTCACACAACATAAAGATAGAATTAAAGAAAAACAAATCAAACTAAAAACATTAAAAGAAACTAATTTAAAAGCTTTAGAAAATTTAAATGCCTCCAAAAACTTTGAAATCTCTGAAGAGCAAATCAAACAAAATTTAACAGGTTTAAAAACTAAAAAAGATACTTTATCTGCAGAAAAAGGAGAAATAAAAGAAGCTTTTAGAAAAGACCAAGAAATTAAAAATAGAAATCAAGAAATCTATAAAAAGATTGATGAACAAACAGCAATTTGTAATGTTTGGAGAGATTTATATAAAATTATTGGGAACTCAAAAGAGGCTTTTAATGTGTACGTACAACGTTTAACTTTAAAGCATTTATTAGATTTAGCAAACGTTCATTTGTTCAATTTAAATAAGCGTTATTCTTTAAAAATGGAGCAAGATTATAAGCCAAAAGAAGAATTGAATTTCAATTTAATTGATCATTATCAAACGGATCAAGCAAGATTGGTAGATACTTCTAGTGGTGGAGAAAAGTTTATAATTAGTTTGGCTTTAGCTTTAGGATTGTCTGATTTGGCAAGTAAAAACGTAAAAATAGATTCACTTTTTATTGATGAAGGTTTTGGAACTTTAGATAGTAATACTTTAGAAACTGTAATTTCTACTTTAGAAACTTTGCAATCTCAAGGCAAAATGATTGGTATTATTTCGCATGTAGAAAACTTAAAAGAAAGAATTCCGACTCAAATTAAAATTACGAAAAAAAGTAATGGAATTAGTATTGTAGATGTTGTTTAAGAATTAAAATTGCAACTTAAATTATAGAAATATTACAGTTTTAAAATCTCATATTTCATTTTTAGAATTGTTTATTATCGCTTATAAAACAACTGATTTTAACTATTTTTTTGCATGTTAAAGTTTTATATTTGCACTTAATTTGAAATTTTAAAAATGAAGAAATTAAGCTCACTCCTTTTTGGTTTATTAATGATGGTTGCTTGTAGCCAAGAAAAGCCAAAAGATTATGTAACCTTGTCTGGAAATTTAGAAAATAATAAAGATTCAACTCTTACTATTGTTAGTAGAGAAGGTATTTTAAAAACGATTAAATTTAATGAAAATGGTTCTTTTAAAGACACCTTAAAATTAAAAACAGATCAAGGAGAAATTTACACAATCCAAACAAGTGATACTAAAAGAGCGCCAATTTATTTAAAAAACGGTTATGATATTGTTTTAAATGGCGATTCAGAAAAATTTATGACTAGTTTCAAATTTTCTGGTGAAGGTTCTTCTAACAGTAATTTTGTGTTGGCTCAAATAGAAAAAAGTCAAGAAATGGGAAATCCTCAACTAATTTTAAATTTAGAAGAGGACGCTTTTAGAAAAAAAGTAGACCAATTAAAATTTGAATACGACAGTATTTTAGAATCTCACAAAAATTTAGATAGCGTTTTATATGCTTCTGTAAAGCAACAAAATGAGCAATTAGTTACTTATTTTGATAATGCTTATGCACAAAATCAAATTATGGGTGTTGGTAAACCTTCTCCAAAATTTGAAGATTACATCAACATAAAAGGTGGTAAAAATTCTTTAGATGATTATAAAGGAAAGTATGTGTATATAGATGTTTGGGCAACTTGGTGTGGTCCTTGTATTCAGCAAATTCCATATTTGCAAACTTTAGAAAAAGAATATCATAATAAAAATATAGAGTTTATTAGTGTTTCTACAGATGAATCTCAAAGAAGTGGTGGTTCTTGGGAAGCAGCAGAAAAAAAATGGAGAGATTTTGTAAAAGCTAGAAATATGAGTGGAGTTCAACTTTGGTCTGGACAAGATTATTCTTTTCAACAAGCATATCAAATAAACGGAATTCCAAGATTTATATTGATAGATCCGAATGGAAATATTGTGGATGCAAATGCTCCTAGACCTTCTGATCCAGCACTAAAATCGATGTTTAATTCTTTAGGGATTTAGTTTGAAATTTGAAGATGGAAGTTTGAAGATGGAAGTTTGAAGTTTGAAGATTGAAGATTGAAGATTACGAAATAAAAAAAAGCCTAATTCTTATATAAGAATTAGGCTTTTTTTTATTTTCTTGTCTCTTGTCTCTTGTCTCTAAAAAACTAAAAACTACTCTTTATAAACACCCATATTTGCGTATTTATTCATTCTTTTAGCAACTAATTCTTCGTCTATTAAATCTTTTAATTCAGCATAAGAAGCAATAATTTGTTCTTTAACAGCTTTAAAAGCTCCTGCTCTATCTGCATGTGCACCACCAACTGGTTCTTTAATAATTCCGTCAATTAACTTTAACTTTTTCATATCAGTTCCTGTTAATTTTAAAGCTTCAGCAGCTTGCTCTTTAAACTCCCAACTTCTCCATAAAATTGAAGAACAAGATTCTGGCGAAATAACTGTGTACCAAGTATTTTCCATCATGTATACTCTGTCTCCTACTCCAATACCTAAGGCACCTCCAGAAGCTCCTTCACCTATTACAATTGTAATAATTGGCGTTTTTAAACGAGTCATTTCAAAAATATTTCTTGCAATTGCTTCTCCTTGACCACGTTCTTCTGCTTCTAAACCAGGATATGCTCCAGGAGTATCTAACAACGTAACAACAGGAATACCAAATTTCTCTGCCATTTTCATTAAACGCAAAGCTTTTCTGTATCCTTCAGGATTTGCCATTCCAAAGTTTCTGAATTGACGCGTTTTTGTATTAAAACCTTTTTGTTGACCAATAAACATAAAAGATTGGTCACCAATTTTACCCAAACCACCAATCATGGCTTTATCGTCCTTTACATTTCTATCTCCATGAAGTTCCATGAAAGTATCTCCACAAATTGCTTTAATATAATCTAATGTATAAGGTCTGTTTGGGTGTCTTGACAATTGAACTCTTTGCCAAGGTGTTAAGTTTTTATAAATATCTTTTCTAGCAGTTGCTAATTTTTTTTCTATTTTTTTACAAGTAGCTGTTACATCTACTTCACTTTCTTCTCCAATAATTTGACACTTTTGTAGCTGATCTTCAAGCTCTTTTATTGGCATTTCGAAATCTAAATATTCCATTATGTAGTTATTTTGATGATCTATTTTGATTAACAAACATACTACAAAATTTACTTTTTTATGCTAAATAGCACTACTTTTTTGATTTTACTCTTTCCTTAATTTTTTGCTTTATTACCAATTTATTTTTAATAATTCCGTTAAATAAAACAACTCCTAAAACGATAAAGGCTCCAAAATAAAATTCTGGATTCATTTTTTCTTTATCACCAAAAATAAATAAGGCTAAAATTATAGCATAAATAGGCTCTAAATTTATGGTAAGCATTACTGTATAAGGAGATATAAACTTCATAATTTTTACAGAAGCTATAAATGCGTATGCTGTACAAATACTACTTAGCACAATCAGATAAACCCAATCCATACTTGGTAAAATAAAAAATGAAGCTGAAAACCTATTGTTAATTAAAAGATATACTGTAACAAATAAAGTTCCGAATAAAAGTTGATACAATGAGATTCTTGAAGCATCATATTTTTTGATAAACAAGCCATTTAGAACTGCAAATAATGATCCTAAGAAAGATGATATAAGTGCATATAAAATTCCTAGTTTGTATTGACTTTCGAAATTAAATATAATATACAATCCCAAAATCACAACTAAACCTAATATAATTTCTAACGTTTTAATTCTTCTATTAAAAAAAATAGGTTCTATGAGTGATGTAAAAAAAGCACCTGTACTCATGGTTACTAAAGCTACAGAAACATTAGAAACTTTTATCGCTTTAAAGAAAAAAATCCAATGTAAAGCAATGATAATTCCTGTAAATAAAAATTTTACTAATCCTTTTTTATCAACTTGAAAAGATTTTTTTTTGAATATAAAATAAATGCTGATAAAAAAAACAGCCAACCCCATTCTAAAAAAAACTAATGGAATTGCATCAATCGTAATTAAGGCACCTAAAATTGCTGTAAAACCCCAAATAAAAACAATAAGATGTAATAATAGGTAGTTTTTTAATTTACTTTCTAGCATTGTAGTAAAGATAAATAGCCACACAACCAAAGAAAATATTTGGCATCCAAACGTATAAAAGTGAATTAACACCAGCAACAGCTCCTAAAACTTCAGAAATTTTCATTAAGAAAACGTATACAAACATTAACCCAATTCCAATTGCTAAATTTACTCCTGTACCTCCTCTTCTTTTTCTAAAAGCTAAAGCTACTGCAATAATTGTTAAAATATAAGATGCTATTGGTAAACTTGTTCTTTTATGAAACTCAACCAAATAAGCATTTAAATTTTTAACTCCTCTTTTTTTAGAAACCTCTATAAATTTATACAATTCATCTGAAGTCATTTCTTGAGATAATGCAGATTTGTAAATTAAATCTTTAGGTGTAAAATTAAAAACAGTATCAATCTTATTTCCTGAAAAGATGCTATCTCTGTCTTTATAAATTTTACGCAAACGCCAATTTTGAACAGTAAAAGTTGAATCTTTTTTATTATATCTAATATTATCTGCTACCAATTTTGTTTTCAACTCTAAGCCATCATATAATTCTGAAGTAAAGTCGTAACCAGCATTGCTTTCTGTATTAAAATTTTTAATAAAAATATAGGTACTATCTGTTAATTGAAGGCTAAAATCGCTTACAAATTTAAATTCTTGTTGTTGCCTTCTATTATTTATATATTCTTTTTCAAACTTTTTTCTAGTAGTACTACTTTTGGGAACAACAAAATGATTCATTACTAAAGATAAAATTGTAATTAAAGTAGCACCAATAAAATACGGATATAAAAATCTTGTAAATGAAACTTTTGCATTATTAATTGCAATAATTTCTGTGTTGTTAGACAATTTTGAAGTAAATAAAATAACAGCAATAAATAACGCCAAAGGCATAAAAGTATTGGCATAATAGATGATGAAATTTTTATAATATTCATCTACTATTTGATAAAAGCCTAAATCTGCATGTTCTAAAAAATTATCTATTTTTTCAGAAATATCAATTGCTACAGCAATAGGAATCAAGATTAATAAGGTAAAGAAAAAAGTTACCAGAAATCGTTTTAATATGTACCAATCAATTATCTTCAAAAGCGCAGCTTTATTTTTTATTTTAAAATCTCTAATTTGATATCCTTATTTTGATGACTGCAAACTGCCTACTTAAAAACTATCTACAATTTTAAAGTCGGTTATCCATTTGCTTTACCATTTTATCTTTCCATTCTCTAAAATCTCCAGCTATAATGTGTTTTCTTGCTTCACGTGTTAACCAAACATAAAAACCTAAGTTATGAATCGATGCTATTTGTTTTCCTAACATTTCTTTTGCAACAAATAAATGACGCAAATATGCTTTAGAATAATAGGTATCTACTTCAGTAATTCCCATTTCATCAATTGGAGAAAAATCCTTTTCCCACTTTTTATTTTTAATGTTGATGCTTCCATGAGCTGTAAATAACATTCCATTTCTAGCATTTCTGGTTGGCATTACACAATCGAACATATCAATTCCCAAAGCAATATTTTCAAGAATATTTATAGGGGTTCCAACTCCCATTAAATAACGAGGTTTATCTTCTGGCAAAATTTCTGTAACCACTTCTGTCATTGCATACATTTCTTCTGCAGGTTCACCAACAGAAAGTCCGCCAATTGCATTCGCTTTTTGGTTAGAATTCGCAATATATTCAGCAGATTGTTTTCGTAAATCTTTATAAGTACTTCCTTGAACAATTGGCATAAATGTTTGTTCAAATCCATATTTAAAAGGCAATTTTTCTAAGTGATTTGTACATCTATCTAACCATCTATGAGTCATGTGCATAGATCGTTTTGCGTAATTATAAT
It includes:
- a CDS encoding pyruvate dehydrogenase complex dihydrolipoamide acetyltransferase; this translates as MATVVNMPRLSDTMEEGVVAKWLKSVGDKVEEGDILAEIETDKATMEFESFHEGVLLHIGIQEGETSPVDKLLAIIGEEGEDISALLKGDADTKEDKETDDESSDKKETSEATSKDEKKEDSSSEGVEIPKGVTVISMPRLSDTMTDGTVATWLKKVGDKVEEGDILAEIETDKATMEFECFYEGTILYIGVQEGETAPVDSLLTIIGPEGTNVDAIVKNGGAASGSSETKETSSDKKEEKETKAEDKKETKEESTTSTANTTTNNSGGRIFASPLAKKIASDKGINLADVTGSGENGRIIKKDVENYTPSATVKVESPAPASSAATPSFSVSGEEKSEEVKNSQMRKAIAKSLGNSKFSAPDFSLNIEVDMDNAMASRATINAIPDVKVSFNDMVVKACAMALAKHPQVNTSWTDNNTVYHSHIHVGVAVAVDDGLLVPVVKHTNHLSLTQIGASVRDLAGKARHKKISPAEMQGSTFTVSNLGMFGIDNFTSIINQPNSAILSVGAIVQKPVVKNGQIVVGNTMNLTLTCDHRTVDGAVGAQFLQTLKTFIENPVTMIA
- a CDS encoding exonuclease SbcCD subunit D C-terminal domain-containing protein codes for the protein MKILHTADWHLGHRLHDQSQFEEQNLFLNWIENYIITQKIEVLLISGDIFDSGSPSNQSLEMYYSFLVKLNNTCCKSIIITGGNHDSPGTLNAPKHILNALSIKVVGKATEHIEDEVFKLNINSEELIIAAVPYLRDGDIRRAVAGESFEDLTDKYKKALINHYESAAEECKKININNAPVIAMGHLFATGGSVSDSEQNIYVGTLGHIGANDFPTYFDYVALGHLHRPQIIGGNEKIQYSGSPNILSFSEVNYDKKIKVLSTENNKITTIDDVILPNFREFYRLSGTIQECMNLFPTIISNSFGLTPWVEIVLKEDHTINTDDLKKEAEKYSFEILKISLKNQKKQKGIEELLKETKSIKELNPTEVFKLKCEEMNFDLQENPQIWDAFNEILQSVKNQ
- a CDS encoding AAA family ATPase, whose amino-acid sequence is MKILKIELQNINSLKSDSPIIIDFENEHFKDVGLFAITGSTGAGKTTILDAITIALYHSVPRFNSTKATLLDVVSYGATDAFTRVTFENEKNIFEAFWGIRLASNTGKILKNPQEEVSLKNLTTSKNLASQKKNFIKNIIRVTQLDYDQFLRSVLLAQGEFASFLTAKGPEKGRLLEQITGEKIYKKIGLAISERKSNEENALKEIQAKINADDILSEERKSELIKKDKELDVELIKSDKEIENIQLIVNWYLKSKELNNETIKLEESAKEIKADFENHKTEFELLELNEKASPFKEIIENFNRNEKSSVEKVNQLKVLEEQLGLLAPEIERLTTLSKQQILEVENAEKTFSSWLPKFDLITKLDNQIKNEIENKEKTKKQLEELNSQIEISKKEQTNISKDLLETETKIIVDEKYISEHQYLEDVHKEISNWTKELTTLKANKESLNESVITVSQKKKNIEITNAEFLKNKEILNQKLQEIEILDKEITQINNDLKKYNLSDLLSEEKKTSLRITDLKQFKSLSEEIVKEEKELAKISIQNKNYLTELESTKKQIDVLIKDIKIQEKSVADAAKILDLEKSIAKYEEDRRNLVEGKPCGLCGSENHPFAKNLETIGVSKSEIELNNRKEKLKYLEDSKAEFDKTEVKLTTSIDSLSKQISSINETLKSIHQKANILEIDCELKDFTKIDIELNSSSKKLELLEDKIKFTHNLQLKKDKISTVLKEQNQSFDLLKTKDATLQENIKNGTLEIREKQKSIEKSTEICKGLENDLTIKLSKFNFELPTIEQINSFIEKIEKSILTYNTAQKNLEKLKSEVTISTNKLASIQKQLDRLIENYKEYVKNDTDSESNIVRLKNERSNILPLNISVESKRESLQMASKELIEKEDKIRKKLQKYIDAKNERETLKAENNKAQISLKDELYVLQKSLESELKNSDFQSKQDIEKALLTKEEILKFTQHKDRIKEKQIKLKTLKETNLKALENLNASKNFEISEEQIKQNLTGLKTKKDTLSAEKGEIKEAFRKDQEIKNRNQEIYKKIDEQTAICNVWRDLYKIIGNSKEAFNVYVQRLTLKHLLDLANVHLFNLNKRYSLKMEQDYKPKEELNFNLIDHYQTDQARLVDTSSGGEKFIISLALALGLSDLASKNVKIDSLFIDEGFGTLDSNTLETVISTLETLQSQGKMIGIISHVENLKERIPTQIKITKKSNGISIVDVV
- a CDS encoding TlpA family protein disulfide reductase; this encodes MKKLSSLLFGLLMMVACSQEKPKDYVTLSGNLENNKDSTLTIVSREGILKTIKFNENGSFKDTLKLKTDQGEIYTIQTSDTKRAPIYLKNGYDIVLNGDSEKFMTSFKFSGEGSSNSNFVLAQIEKSQEMGNPQLILNLEEDAFRKKVDQLKFEYDSILESHKNLDSVLYASVKQQNEQLVTYFDNAYAQNQIMGVGKPSPKFEDYINIKGGKNSLDDYKGKYVYIDVWATWCGPCIQQIPYLQTLEKEYHNKNIEFISVSTDESQRSGGSWEAAEKKWRDFVKARNMSGVQLWSGQDYSFQQAYQINGIPRFILIDPNGNIVDANAPRPSDPALKSMFNSLGI
- a CDS encoding acetyl-CoA carboxylase carboxyltransferase subunit alpha, producing MEYLDFEMPIKELEDQLQKCQIIGEESEVDVTATCKKIEKKLATARKDIYKNLTPWQRVQLSRHPNRPYTLDYIKAICGDTFMELHGDRNVKDDKAMIGGLGKIGDQSFMFIGQQKGFNTKTRQFRNFGMANPEGYRKALRLMKMAEKFGIPVVTLLDTPGAYPGLEAEERGQGEAIARNIFEMTRLKTPIITIVIGEGASGGALGIGVGDRVYMMENTWYTVISPESCSSILWRSWEFKEQAAEALKLTGTDMKKLKLIDGIIKEPVGGAHADRAGAFKAVKEQIIASYAELKDLIDEELVAKRMNKYANMGVYKE
- a CDS encoding DMT family transporter, which produces MLESKLKNYLLLHLIVFIWGFTAILGALITIDAIPLVFFRMGLAVFFISIYFIFKKKSFQVDKKGLVKFLFTGIIIALHWIFFFKAIKVSNVSVALVTMSTGAFFTSLIEPIFFNRRIKTLEIILGLVVILGLYIIFNFESQYKLGILYALISSFLGSLFAVLNGLFIKKYDASRISLYQLLFGTLFVTVYLLINNRFSASFFILPSMDWVYLIVLSSICTAYAFIASVKIMKFISPYTVMLTINLEPIYAIILALFIFGDKEKMNPEFYFGAFIVLGVVLFNGIIKNKLVIKQKIKERVKSKK
- a CDS encoding LptF/LptG family permease, which gives rise to MKIIDWYILKRFLVTFFFTLLILIPIAVAIDISEKIDNFLEHADLGFYQIVDEYYKNFIIYYANTFMPLALFIAVILFTSKLSNNTEIIAINNAKVSFTRFLYPYFIGATLITILSLVMNHFVVPKSSTTRKKFEKEYINNRRQQQEFKFVSDFSLQLTDSTYIFIKNFNTESNAGYDFTSELYDGLELKTKLVADNIRYNKKDSTFTVQNWRLRKIYKDRDSIFSGNKIDTVFNFTPKDLIYKSALSQEMTSDELYKFIEVSKKRGVKNLNAYLVEFHKRTSLPIASYILTIIAVALAFRKRRGGTGVNLAIGIGLMFVYVFLMKISEVLGAVAGVNSLLYVWMPNIFFGCVAIYLYYNARK
- the tgt gene encoding tRNA guanosine(34) transglycosylase Tgt; protein product: MKFDLKITDPKSKARAGTITTDHGVIETPIFMPVGTVGTVKGVHQNELKNQVNPDIILANTYHLYLRPKLDVLEAAGGLHKFMNWDRNILTDSGGYQVYSLSGRRKINEEGVKFKSHIDGSMHFFTPENVMETQRTIGADIIMAFDECTPYPCDYNYAKRSMHMTHRWLDRCTNHLEKLPFKYGFEQTFMPIVQGSTYKDLRKQSAEYIANSNQKANAIGGLSVGEPAEEMYAMTEVVTEILPEDKPRYLMGVGTPINILENIALGIDMFDCVMPTRNARNGMLFTAHGSINIKNKKWEKDFSPIDEMGITEVDTYYSKAYLRHLFVAKEMLGKQIASIHNLGFYVWLTREARKHIIAGDFREWKDKMVKQMDNRL